TCCCACGCGGTGTTGCCCGAGAAGCGGCCCGCGAAGATGCTGCCGTCGCGGAACGGCAGGAGCGTCGAGAACGCGGCGCGCACCTCGTCGGCGGGCGTGTCGGGGCGGCGGTCGCGCAGCGGGATGAGTCCGGCCAGCTCGGCGGCGACGTCGACCGCGCGGATCACGACGTCGCCGCTCCCCGGTCAGTCGTCCACGCGGATGGCCATGCGCACGCCCCTGGGCAGGGGAGACCGCTCGGCTTCCACCTGCCAGGACCCGATCTGGGTCAGGCCGCGAACGAACGTGCGGTAGCGGGAGCTGGGGATCACCGCGTAGACGGTGGTCGCGGAGAGCTCGTGCCGTCCGCCGATCCGGGCCCCGCCGGAGCGGGTCAGCAATTCGGTCAGCTCCTGCTCGCTCGCGCCGCGATCCTGGACGGTGAGCCGTCCGACCACGTGCGGTCCGCCGCTGCGTGGGCTCTGCGCCGACGTGGTGGCCACCATCGCCCCGCTCCGAGCCGCGGCGAGCCGCGGTGGCGCCGGCTCCGATCCACGCCGCGACCCGCCGTCGATCGGCTCGGGGCGAGCGGGCGCCCGACGCGCCATCGTGACGTCGGACGCGGCATCCGGTCGCAGGATCGGCGTGGGCAGCAGCACGTAGAGGAGGAGACCGACCACGAGCGCGATGCCCGCGACCTGCACCGACCCGATGCGGGAGAACGAGACGAGCGCGGCGGTCGATGCGGCGGTGGCGCGCGCGGCCCGCGCGCGCGCGTGCGCGGCGACCCGGCCGACCTCGGCGCGGGCGCGCTCGACGCCGTCCTGGGCGCCCCGCCGGACACGCGCGTGGGCGCTCGCCAGCGCGGGCCGCAGGCGGCCGATGCCGGTGACGACGGCGTGGGAGCCGGCGCGCAAGGCGGCCGCGTCGTGCGCGGCGCGCTCTCGAAGTGTGGCACCCCGCGCCACGAGCGATTGCGAGGCCGCGCGCGTCCCGGACGAGGCCGCGGCGGCCCACGCGCGCGCGGCGCCGGCGGCGCGCCCCGCCGCGGCGACGGCTCCCGTCACCGGCAGGCGCAGCCTCGGTTCGACGCGATCGGGCAGGACGGAGAGGGCGGCGGCGTGGCCGACGGGCTCGGTCAGCCCGCTCGAGATGGAGAGCGTCCGCGACCAGATCGGATTCAGCAGGGAATGCCGCTCACGGTCCAGGCGGTCCCGCTCGGCTTGACAGTCGGAGCACTGCTTCAGGTGAGTTTCGACGAGAGCCCATTCGGTCAGGCT
The Candidatus Methylomirabilota bacterium genome window above contains:
- a CDS encoding zf-HC2 domain-containing protein; this encodes MNCHEILPLIPPVARGETSLTEWALVETHLKQCSDCQAERDRLDRERHSLLNPIWSRTLSISSGLTEPVGHAAALSVLPDRVEPRLRLPVTGAVAAAGRAAGAARAWAAAASSGTRAASQSLVARGATLRERAAHDAAALRAGSHAVVTGIGRLRPALASAHARVRRGAQDGVERARAEVGRVAAHARARAARATAASTAALVSFSRIGSVQVAGIALVVGLLLYVLLPTPILRPDAASDVTMARRAPARPEPIDGGSRRGSEPAPPRLAAARSGAMVATTSAQSPRSGGPHVVGRLTVQDRGASEQELTELLTRSGGARIGGRHELSATTVYAVIPSSRYRTFVRGLTQIGSWQVEAERSPLPRGVRMAIRVDD